One window from the genome of Lathamus discolor isolate bLatDis1 chromosome 24, bLatDis1.hap1, whole genome shotgun sequence encodes:
- the UBAP2L gene encoding ubiquitin-associated protein 2-like isoform X3 — protein MMTSVGTNRARGNWEQTQTQSQTQHKQRPQATAEQIRLAQMISDHNDADFEEKVKQLIDITGKNQDECVIALHDCNGDVNRAINVLLEGNPDTHSWEMVGKKKGVSGQKESGQTEPSEESKENRERERDFSRRRGGPPRRGRGTSRGREFRGQENGLDGGKSGGSSGRGTERGRRGRGRGRGGSGRRGGRFSAQGMGTFNPADYAEPAGTDESYSNSNTWNNTGSFEPDDGTRLDFIGGEGANYPRKFDTAPGAWRAATEEWGTEDWNEDLSETKIFTASNVSSVPLPAENVTITAGQRIDLAVLLGKTPSSMENESPNLESSQAPSLAQPLVFSNSKQSAISQPASGNSFSHHSMVSMLGKGFGDVGEAKGSSTTGSQFLEQFKTAQALAQLAAQHTQPGGSTTTSSWDMGSTPQTSSLVQYDLKNPTDSSVHSPFTKRQAFTSTSTMIEVFMQEKQPVVTASTTVPAPSSSPLPSKANPVPQMSPGSSDNQSSSPQPAQQKLKQQKKKASLTSKIPALAVEMPGSADISGLNLQFGALQFGSEPVLAEYESTPTTSAAVSQAQSSLYTSTASSESSSTVSSNQSQESGYQSSTMQTATFTSQNSAQGPLYEQRSTQTRRYPNSISSSPQKDLPQAKNGFNSVQPTPLQTTQAVEGATGPTVKSDSPSAPSITPLNDGVSASSLLTTASQHSTALSSLSHSEELPSTTSAQLSSTLPTQQNSLSSSTSSGRTSTSTLLHTSVESEASLHSSASTFSTSSSTVSAAPPVVSVSSSLSSVSSLGLSLSSNSTVTASTRSSVATTSGKAPPNLPPGVPPLLPNPYIMAPGLLHAYPPQVYGYDDLQMLQTRFPLDYYSIPFPTPTTPLTGRDGSLSSNPYSGDLTKFGRGDASSPAPATTLAQPQQSQTQTHHTTQQTFLNPALPPGYSYTSLPYYTGVPGLPSTFQYGPAVFPVAPTSSKQHGVNVSVNASATPFQQPSGYGSHGYSTGVSVTSSNTGVPDISGSVYSKTQQSFEKQGFHTGTPAASFNLPSALGSGGPINPATAAAYPPTPFMHILTPHQQPHSQILHHHLQQDGQLPYLQMILCCQRQQEDQSGSGQRSQGSSIPQKSQANKSAYNSYSWGAN, from the exons ATGATGACATCGGTGGGCACTAACCGAGCCCGGGGGAACTGGGAgcagacacagacacagagcCAGACACAGCACAAGCAGCGGCCACAG GCCACTGCAGAACAGATTCGACTTGCGCAGATGATTTCAGACCACAATGACGCTGACTTTGAGGAGAAGGTGAAACAA CTGATCGACATCACAGGCAAGAACCAGGACGAGTGTGTGATTGCTCTGCATGACTGCAATGGAGATGTTAACAGAGCCATCAACGTGCTGCTGGAGGGCAATCCAGACACG CATTCCTGGGAGATGGTCGGGAAGAAGAAGGGTGTCTCAGGACAGAAGGAGAGTGGCCAGACAGAACCCagtgaagaaagcaaagagaaccGGGAGAGGGAGCGGGATTTCAGCAGACGACGTGGAGGGCCACCAAGGCGGGGCCGCGGTACCAGCCGTGGAAGAGAGT TTCGGGGCCAGGAGAATGGACTAGACGGTGGTAAGAGTGGAGGATCTTCTGGAAGAGGCACGGAAAGAGGGAGGCGGGGACGTGGCCGAGGCCGAG GTGGCTCTGGAAGGCGAGGGGGAAGATTTTCTGCCCAAGGCATGGG AACCTTCAACCCAGCCGACTATGCCGAGCCGGCGGGCACGGATGAGAGCTACAGCAACAGCAACACATGGAACAACACGGGCAGCTTTGAGCCAGATGATGGCACAA gACTTGATTTCATTGGGGGTGAGGGGGCAAATTATCCCCGAAAATTTGACACTGCTCCTG GTGCTTGGAGGGCAGCGACAGAAGAATGGGGCACGGAGGACTGGAATGAAGAT ctgTCTGAGACAAAGATCTTCACTGCCTCCAATGTGTCTTCAGTGCCTCTGCCTGCTGAGAATGTGACAATCACAGCTGGACAGAG AATTGATCTGGCAGTCCTGCTAGGAAAGACGCCCTCTTCTATGGAAAATGAGTCGCCAAACCTGGAGTCATCCCAGGCTCCTTCCCTGGCCCAGCCGCTGGTTTTCAGCAATTCCAAGCAGAGTGCTATATCCCAGCCTGCCTCTGGGAACTCCTTTTCTCACCACAGCATG GTGAGCATGCTGGGGAAAGGGTTTGGAGATGTTGGGGAGGCCAAAGGCAGCAGTACCACAGGTTCTCAGTTCCTGGAGCAGTTCAAGACAGCCCAGGCTCTGGCTCAGCTTGCTGCTCAACACACCCAGCCTGGTGGGAGCACCACTACTTCTTCTTGGGACATGGGATCTACTCCTCAGACCTCGTCTCTTGTGCAGTATG ATCTCAAGAACCCAACAGACTCCTCCGTGCATAGTCCCTTCACCAAGCGTCAGGCCTTCACCTCAACTTCAACCATGATCGAAGTGTTCATGCAGGAGAAACAGCCTGTGGTGACTGCCTCCACAACCGTTCCggcaccctcctcctccccactgcccAGCAAAGCCAATCCTGTCCCTCAGATGTCCCCAGGCTCCTCAGACAACCAGTCATCCAGTCCCCAGCCAGCTCAGCAGAAGctgaagcagcaaaagaaaaaggcgTCATTAACATCAAAG ATTCCTGCCCTTGCAGTGGAAATGCCTGGCTCAGCAGATATCTCAGGGCTCAACCTGCAGTTTGGGGCGTTGCAGTTTGGTTCCGAGCCTGTTCTTGCGGAGTATGAATCAACACCCACAACAAGTGCTGCTGTGAGCCAGGCTCAGAGCAGCCTGTACACCAGCACAGCGAG CAGTGAATCTTCATCCACAGTTTCGTCCAATCAAAGCCAAGAGTCTGGTTACCAGAGCAGCACAATGCAGACAGCAACGTTTACCTCCCAGAACAGTGCTCAGGGACCACTGTATGAACAGAGATCCACCCAGACGAGGCGATACCCAAATTCCATCTCCTCCTCGCCCCAGAAAGATCTGCCCCAGGCTAAG aaTGGTTTCAATTCTGTACAACCCACGCCGTTACAAACCACACAGGCTGTCGAAG GTGCTACAGGCCCCACAGTGAAATCAGattccccctctgctcccagcatcACGCCTCTCAATGATGGGGTATCTGCATCCTCATTGCTGACGACAGCCAGCCAACACTCGacagctctgagcagcctgagCCACAGTGAGGAGCTCCCCAGTACGACCAGTGCCCAGCTCAGCAG TACATTACCCACCCAGCAGAACAGTCTGTCCTCATCCACCTCCTCTGGGCGAACGTCAACCTCAACTCTTCTG CACACAAGTGTGGAGAGTGAAGCAAGCCTCCATTCTTCTGCTAGCACTttctccacctcctccagcacagTGTCAGCCGCCCCACCAGTCGTAAGCGTTTCCTCCAGCCTCAGCAGTGTCAGCAGCCTGGGCCTCAGCCTCAGTAGTAACTCCACGGTGACAGCCTCTACTCGCAGCTCCGTTGCAACAACATCAG GAAAAGCCCCTCCCAATCTCCCTCCTGGAGTCCCACCGTTGTTGCCTAATCCGTACATCATGGCTCCAGGGCTGCTACATGCCTACCCG CCACAGGTGTATGGATATGATGACTTGCAAATGCTCCAGACAAGATTCCCATTG GATTACTACAGCATCCCATTCCCTACACCCACCACCCCACTGACTGGAAGAGATGGCAGCCTGAGCAGCAATCCGTACTCTG GTGACTTAACCAAATTTGGCCGAGGTGAtgcctcttcccctgctcctgcaaCGACTCTggcccagccccagcagagccagACCCAGACCCACCACACCACACAGCAGACGTTCCTGAACCCGGCGCTGCCTCCTGGCTACAGTTACACCAGTCTGCCCTACTACACAGGGGTACCAGGGCTCCCCAGCACCTTCCAGTACGGGCCCGCCGTGTTCCCT GTTGCTCCTACCTCTTCCAAGCAGCATGGTGTGAATGTCAGCGTCAATGCATCAGCAACCCCTTTTCAGCAGCCCAGTGGCTATGGCTCTCATGGATACAGCACTG GTGTATCTGTGACATCCAGTAACACAGGAGTGCCGGACATCTCGGGCTCTGTCTACTCCAAAACTCAG CAATCCTTCGAGAAGCAGGGATTTCACACTGGAACCCCGGCAGCCTCCTTCAACCTGCCTTCGGCGCTGGGCAGCGGTGGCCCCATCAACCCTGCAACGGCGGCAGCCTATCCCCCCACCCCGTTCATGCACATCCTGACCCCCCATCAGCAGCCCCACTCGCAGATCCTCCACCACCACCTGCAGCAGGACGGGCAG CTTCCATATTTGCAGATGATACTGTGCTGCCAACGCCAGCAGGAAGATCAG AGCGGCTCCGGACAGCGCAGCCAAGGCAGCTCCATCCCCCAGAAATCCCAGGCCAACAAGTCTGCCTACAACAGCTACAGCTGGGGAGCCAACTGA
- the UBAP2L gene encoding ubiquitin-associated protein 2-like isoform X7, with translation MMTSVGTNRARGNWEQTQTQSQTQHKQRPQATAEQIRLAQMISDHNDADFEEKVKQLIDITGKNQDECVIALHDCNGDVNRAINVLLEGNPDTHSWEMVGKKKGVSGQKESGQTEPSEESKENRERERDFSRRRGGPPRRGRGTSRGREFRGQENGLDGGKSGGSSGRGTERGRRGRGRGRGGSGRRGGRFSAQGMGTFNPADYAEPAGTDESYSNSNTWNNTGSFEPDDGTRLDFIGGEGANYPRKFDTAPGTIPPGAWRAATEEWGTEDWNEDLSETKIFTASNVSSVPLPAENVTITAGQRIDLAVLLGKTPSSMENESPNLESSQAPSLAQPLVFSNSKQSAISQPASGNSFSHHSMVSMLGKGFGDVGEAKGSSTTGSQFLEQFKTAQALAQLAAQHTQPGGSTTTSSWDMGSTPQTSSLVQYDLKNPTDSSVHSPFTKRQAFTSTSTMIEVFMQEKQPVVTASTTVPAPSSSPLPSKANPVPQMSPGSSDNQSSSPQPAQQKLKQQKKKASLTSKIPALAVEMPGSADISGLNLQFGALQFGSEPVLAEYESTPTTSAAVSQAQSSLYTSTASESSSTVSSNQSQESGYQSSTMQTATFTSQNSAQGPLYEQRSTQTRRYPNSISSSPQKDLPQAKNGFNSVQPTPLQTTQAVEGATGPTVKSDSPSAPSITPLNDGVSASSLLTTASQHSTALSSLSHSEELPSTTSAQLSSTLPTQQNSLSSSTSSGRTSTSTLLHTSVESEASLHSSASTFSTSSSTVSAAPPVVSVSSSLSSVSSLGLSLSSNSTVTASTRSSVATTSGKAPPNLPPGVPPLLPNPYIMAPGLLHAYPPQVYGYDDLQMLQTRFPLDYYSIPFPTPTTPLTGRDGSLSSNPYSGDLTKFGRGDASSPAPATTLAQPQQSQTQTHHTTQQTFLNPALPPGYSYTSLPYYTGVPGLPSTFQYGPAVFPVAPTSSKQHGVNVSVNASATPFQQPSGYGSHGYSTGVSVTSSNTGVPDISGSVYSKTQQSFEKQGFHTGTPAASFNLPSALGSGGPINPATAAAYPPTPFMHILTPHQQPHSQILHHHLQQDGQSGSGQRSQGSSIPQKSQANKSAYNSYSWGAN, from the exons ATGATGACATCGGTGGGCACTAACCGAGCCCGGGGGAACTGGGAgcagacacagacacagagcCAGACACAGCACAAGCAGCGGCCACAG GCCACTGCAGAACAGATTCGACTTGCGCAGATGATTTCAGACCACAATGACGCTGACTTTGAGGAGAAGGTGAAACAA CTGATCGACATCACAGGCAAGAACCAGGACGAGTGTGTGATTGCTCTGCATGACTGCAATGGAGATGTTAACAGAGCCATCAACGTGCTGCTGGAGGGCAATCCAGACACG CATTCCTGGGAGATGGTCGGGAAGAAGAAGGGTGTCTCAGGACAGAAGGAGAGTGGCCAGACAGAACCCagtgaagaaagcaaagagaaccGGGAGAGGGAGCGGGATTTCAGCAGACGACGTGGAGGGCCACCAAGGCGGGGCCGCGGTACCAGCCGTGGAAGAGAGT TTCGGGGCCAGGAGAATGGACTAGACGGTGGTAAGAGTGGAGGATCTTCTGGAAGAGGCACGGAAAGAGGGAGGCGGGGACGTGGCCGAGGCCGAG GTGGCTCTGGAAGGCGAGGGGGAAGATTTTCTGCCCAAGGCATGGG AACCTTCAACCCAGCCGACTATGCCGAGCCGGCGGGCACGGATGAGAGCTACAGCAACAGCAACACATGGAACAACACGGGCAGCTTTGAGCCAGATGATGGCACAA gACTTGATTTCATTGGGGGTGAGGGGGCAAATTATCCCCGAAAATTTGACACTGCTCCTGGTACGATACCTCCAG GTGCTTGGAGGGCAGCGACAGAAGAATGGGGCACGGAGGACTGGAATGAAGAT ctgTCTGAGACAAAGATCTTCACTGCCTCCAATGTGTCTTCAGTGCCTCTGCCTGCTGAGAATGTGACAATCACAGCTGGACAGAG AATTGATCTGGCAGTCCTGCTAGGAAAGACGCCCTCTTCTATGGAAAATGAGTCGCCAAACCTGGAGTCATCCCAGGCTCCTTCCCTGGCCCAGCCGCTGGTTTTCAGCAATTCCAAGCAGAGTGCTATATCCCAGCCTGCCTCTGGGAACTCCTTTTCTCACCACAGCATG GTGAGCATGCTGGGGAAAGGGTTTGGAGATGTTGGGGAGGCCAAAGGCAGCAGTACCACAGGTTCTCAGTTCCTGGAGCAGTTCAAGACAGCCCAGGCTCTGGCTCAGCTTGCTGCTCAACACACCCAGCCTGGTGGGAGCACCACTACTTCTTCTTGGGACATGGGATCTACTCCTCAGACCTCGTCTCTTGTGCAGTATG ATCTCAAGAACCCAACAGACTCCTCCGTGCATAGTCCCTTCACCAAGCGTCAGGCCTTCACCTCAACTTCAACCATGATCGAAGTGTTCATGCAGGAGAAACAGCCTGTGGTGACTGCCTCCACAACCGTTCCggcaccctcctcctccccactgcccAGCAAAGCCAATCCTGTCCCTCAGATGTCCCCAGGCTCCTCAGACAACCAGTCATCCAGTCCCCAGCCAGCTCAGCAGAAGctgaagcagcaaaagaaaaaggcgTCATTAACATCAAAG ATTCCTGCCCTTGCAGTGGAAATGCCTGGCTCAGCAGATATCTCAGGGCTCAACCTGCAGTTTGGGGCGTTGCAGTTTGGTTCCGAGCCTGTTCTTGCGGAGTATGAATCAACACCCACAACAAGTGCTGCTGTGAGCCAGGCTCAGAGCAGCCTGTACACCAGCACAGCGAG TGAATCTTCATCCACAGTTTCGTCCAATCAAAGCCAAGAGTCTGGTTACCAGAGCAGCACAATGCAGACAGCAACGTTTACCTCCCAGAACAGTGCTCAGGGACCACTGTATGAACAGAGATCCACCCAGACGAGGCGATACCCAAATTCCATCTCCTCCTCGCCCCAGAAAGATCTGCCCCAGGCTAAG aaTGGTTTCAATTCTGTACAACCCACGCCGTTACAAACCACACAGGCTGTCGAAG GTGCTACAGGCCCCACAGTGAAATCAGattccccctctgctcccagcatcACGCCTCTCAATGATGGGGTATCTGCATCCTCATTGCTGACGACAGCCAGCCAACACTCGacagctctgagcagcctgagCCACAGTGAGGAGCTCCCCAGTACGACCAGTGCCCAGCTCAGCAG TACATTACCCACCCAGCAGAACAGTCTGTCCTCATCCACCTCCTCTGGGCGAACGTCAACCTCAACTCTTCTG CACACAAGTGTGGAGAGTGAAGCAAGCCTCCATTCTTCTGCTAGCACTttctccacctcctccagcacagTGTCAGCCGCCCCACCAGTCGTAAGCGTTTCCTCCAGCCTCAGCAGTGTCAGCAGCCTGGGCCTCAGCCTCAGTAGTAACTCCACGGTGACAGCCTCTACTCGCAGCTCCGTTGCAACAACATCAG GAAAAGCCCCTCCCAATCTCCCTCCTGGAGTCCCACCGTTGTTGCCTAATCCGTACATCATGGCTCCAGGGCTGCTACATGCCTACCCG CCACAGGTGTATGGATATGATGACTTGCAAATGCTCCAGACAAGATTCCCATTG GATTACTACAGCATCCCATTCCCTACACCCACCACCCCACTGACTGGAAGAGATGGCAGCCTGAGCAGCAATCCGTACTCTG GTGACTTAACCAAATTTGGCCGAGGTGAtgcctcttcccctgctcctgcaaCGACTCTggcccagccccagcagagccagACCCAGACCCACCACACCACACAGCAGACGTTCCTGAACCCGGCGCTGCCTCCTGGCTACAGTTACACCAGTCTGCCCTACTACACAGGGGTACCAGGGCTCCCCAGCACCTTCCAGTACGGGCCCGCCGTGTTCCCT GTTGCTCCTACCTCTTCCAAGCAGCATGGTGTGAATGTCAGCGTCAATGCATCAGCAACCCCTTTTCAGCAGCCCAGTGGCTATGGCTCTCATGGATACAGCACTG GTGTATCTGTGACATCCAGTAACACAGGAGTGCCGGACATCTCGGGCTCTGTCTACTCCAAAACTCAG CAATCCTTCGAGAAGCAGGGATTTCACACTGGAACCCCGGCAGCCTCCTTCAACCTGCCTTCGGCGCTGGGCAGCGGTGGCCCCATCAACCCTGCAACGGCGGCAGCCTATCCCCCCACCCCGTTCATGCACATCCTGACCCCCCATCAGCAGCCCCACTCGCAGATCCTCCACCACCACCTGCAGCAGGACGGGCAG AGCGGCTCCGGACAGCGCAGCCAAGGCAGCTCCATCCCCCAGAAATCCCAGGCCAACAAGTCTGCCTACAACAGCTACAGCTGGGGAGCCAACTGA
- the UBAP2L gene encoding ubiquitin-associated protein 2-like isoform X5 — translation MMTSVGTNRARGNWEQTQTQSQTQHKQRPQATAEQIRLAQMISDHNDADFEEKVKQLIDITGKNQDECVIALHDCNGDVNRAINVLLEGNPDTHSWEMVGKKKGVSGQKESGQTEPSEESKENRERERDFSRRRGGPPRRGRGTSRGREFRGQENGLDGGKSGGSSGRGTERGRRGRGRGRGGSGRRGGRFSAQGMGTFNPADYAEPAGTDESYSNSNTWNNTGSFEPDDGTRLDFIGGEGANYPRKFDTAPGAWRAATEEWGTEDWNEDLSETKIFTASNVSSVPLPAENVTITAGQRIDLAVLLGKTPSSMENESPNLESSQAPSLAQPLVFSNSKQSAISQPASGNSFSHHSMVSMLGKGFGDVGEAKGSSTTGSQFLEQFKTAQALAQLAAQHTQPGGSTTTSSWDMGSTPQTSSLVQYDLKNPTDSSVHSPFTKRQAFTSTSTMIEVFMQEKQPVVTASTTVPAPSSSPLPSKANPVPQMSPGSSDNQSSSPQPAQQKLKQQKKKASLTSKIPALAVEMPGSADISGLNLQFGALQFGSEPVLAEYESTPTTSAAVSQAQSSLYTSTASESSSTVSSNQSQESGYQSSTMQTATFTSQNSAQGPLYEQRSTQTRRYPNSISSSPQKDLPQAKNGFNSVQPTPLQTTQAVEGATGPTVKSDSPSAPSITPLNDGVSASSLLTTASQHSTALSSLSHSEELPSTTSAQLSSTLPTQQNSLSSSTSSGRTSTSTLLHTSVESEASLHSSASTFSTSSSTVSAAPPVVSVSSSLSSVSSLGLSLSSNSTVTASTRSSVATTSGKAPPNLPPGVPPLLPNPYIMAPGLLHAYPPQVYGYDDLQMLQTRFPLDYYSIPFPTPTTPLTGRDGSLSSNPYSGDLTKFGRGDASSPAPATTLAQPQQSQTQTHHTTQQTFLNPALPPGYSYTSLPYYTGVPGLPSTFQYGPAVFPVAPTSSKQHGVNVSVNASATPFQQPSGYGSHGYSTGVSVTSSNTGVPDISGSVYSKTQQSFEKQGFHTGTPAASFNLPSALGSGGPINPATAAAYPPTPFMHILTPHQQPHSQILHHHLQQDGQLPYLQMILCCQRQQEDQSGSGQRSQGSSIPQKSQANKSAYNSYSWGAN, via the exons ATGATGACATCGGTGGGCACTAACCGAGCCCGGGGGAACTGGGAgcagacacagacacagagcCAGACACAGCACAAGCAGCGGCCACAG GCCACTGCAGAACAGATTCGACTTGCGCAGATGATTTCAGACCACAATGACGCTGACTTTGAGGAGAAGGTGAAACAA CTGATCGACATCACAGGCAAGAACCAGGACGAGTGTGTGATTGCTCTGCATGACTGCAATGGAGATGTTAACAGAGCCATCAACGTGCTGCTGGAGGGCAATCCAGACACG CATTCCTGGGAGATGGTCGGGAAGAAGAAGGGTGTCTCAGGACAGAAGGAGAGTGGCCAGACAGAACCCagtgaagaaagcaaagagaaccGGGAGAGGGAGCGGGATTTCAGCAGACGACGTGGAGGGCCACCAAGGCGGGGCCGCGGTACCAGCCGTGGAAGAGAGT TTCGGGGCCAGGAGAATGGACTAGACGGTGGTAAGAGTGGAGGATCTTCTGGAAGAGGCACGGAAAGAGGGAGGCGGGGACGTGGCCGAGGCCGAG GTGGCTCTGGAAGGCGAGGGGGAAGATTTTCTGCCCAAGGCATGGG AACCTTCAACCCAGCCGACTATGCCGAGCCGGCGGGCACGGATGAGAGCTACAGCAACAGCAACACATGGAACAACACGGGCAGCTTTGAGCCAGATGATGGCACAA gACTTGATTTCATTGGGGGTGAGGGGGCAAATTATCCCCGAAAATTTGACACTGCTCCTG GTGCTTGGAGGGCAGCGACAGAAGAATGGGGCACGGAGGACTGGAATGAAGAT ctgTCTGAGACAAAGATCTTCACTGCCTCCAATGTGTCTTCAGTGCCTCTGCCTGCTGAGAATGTGACAATCACAGCTGGACAGAG AATTGATCTGGCAGTCCTGCTAGGAAAGACGCCCTCTTCTATGGAAAATGAGTCGCCAAACCTGGAGTCATCCCAGGCTCCTTCCCTGGCCCAGCCGCTGGTTTTCAGCAATTCCAAGCAGAGTGCTATATCCCAGCCTGCCTCTGGGAACTCCTTTTCTCACCACAGCATG GTGAGCATGCTGGGGAAAGGGTTTGGAGATGTTGGGGAGGCCAAAGGCAGCAGTACCACAGGTTCTCAGTTCCTGGAGCAGTTCAAGACAGCCCAGGCTCTGGCTCAGCTTGCTGCTCAACACACCCAGCCTGGTGGGAGCACCACTACTTCTTCTTGGGACATGGGATCTACTCCTCAGACCTCGTCTCTTGTGCAGTATG ATCTCAAGAACCCAACAGACTCCTCCGTGCATAGTCCCTTCACCAAGCGTCAGGCCTTCACCTCAACTTCAACCATGATCGAAGTGTTCATGCAGGAGAAACAGCCTGTGGTGACTGCCTCCACAACCGTTCCggcaccctcctcctccccactgcccAGCAAAGCCAATCCTGTCCCTCAGATGTCCCCAGGCTCCTCAGACAACCAGTCATCCAGTCCCCAGCCAGCTCAGCAGAAGctgaagcagcaaaagaaaaaggcgTCATTAACATCAAAG ATTCCTGCCCTTGCAGTGGAAATGCCTGGCTCAGCAGATATCTCAGGGCTCAACCTGCAGTTTGGGGCGTTGCAGTTTGGTTCCGAGCCTGTTCTTGCGGAGTATGAATCAACACCCACAACAAGTGCTGCTGTGAGCCAGGCTCAGAGCAGCCTGTACACCAGCACAGCGAG TGAATCTTCATCCACAGTTTCGTCCAATCAAAGCCAAGAGTCTGGTTACCAGAGCAGCACAATGCAGACAGCAACGTTTACCTCCCAGAACAGTGCTCAGGGACCACTGTATGAACAGAGATCCACCCAGACGAGGCGATACCCAAATTCCATCTCCTCCTCGCCCCAGAAAGATCTGCCCCAGGCTAAG aaTGGTTTCAATTCTGTACAACCCACGCCGTTACAAACCACACAGGCTGTCGAAG GTGCTACAGGCCCCACAGTGAAATCAGattccccctctgctcccagcatcACGCCTCTCAATGATGGGGTATCTGCATCCTCATTGCTGACGACAGCCAGCCAACACTCGacagctctgagcagcctgagCCACAGTGAGGAGCTCCCCAGTACGACCAGTGCCCAGCTCAGCAG TACATTACCCACCCAGCAGAACAGTCTGTCCTCATCCACCTCCTCTGGGCGAACGTCAACCTCAACTCTTCTG CACACAAGTGTGGAGAGTGAAGCAAGCCTCCATTCTTCTGCTAGCACTttctccacctcctccagcacagTGTCAGCCGCCCCACCAGTCGTAAGCGTTTCCTCCAGCCTCAGCAGTGTCAGCAGCCTGGGCCTCAGCCTCAGTAGTAACTCCACGGTGACAGCCTCTACTCGCAGCTCCGTTGCAACAACATCAG GAAAAGCCCCTCCCAATCTCCCTCCTGGAGTCCCACCGTTGTTGCCTAATCCGTACATCATGGCTCCAGGGCTGCTACATGCCTACCCG CCACAGGTGTATGGATATGATGACTTGCAAATGCTCCAGACAAGATTCCCATTG GATTACTACAGCATCCCATTCCCTACACCCACCACCCCACTGACTGGAAGAGATGGCAGCCTGAGCAGCAATCCGTACTCTG GTGACTTAACCAAATTTGGCCGAGGTGAtgcctcttcccctgctcctgcaaCGACTCTggcccagccccagcagagccagACCCAGACCCACCACACCACACAGCAGACGTTCCTGAACCCGGCGCTGCCTCCTGGCTACAGTTACACCAGTCTGCCCTACTACACAGGGGTACCAGGGCTCCCCAGCACCTTCCAGTACGGGCCCGCCGTGTTCCCT GTTGCTCCTACCTCTTCCAAGCAGCATGGTGTGAATGTCAGCGTCAATGCATCAGCAACCCCTTTTCAGCAGCCCAGTGGCTATGGCTCTCATGGATACAGCACTG GTGTATCTGTGACATCCAGTAACACAGGAGTGCCGGACATCTCGGGCTCTGTCTACTCCAAAACTCAG CAATCCTTCGAGAAGCAGGGATTTCACACTGGAACCCCGGCAGCCTCCTTCAACCTGCCTTCGGCGCTGGGCAGCGGTGGCCCCATCAACCCTGCAACGGCGGCAGCCTATCCCCCCACCCCGTTCATGCACATCCTGACCCCCCATCAGCAGCCCCACTCGCAGATCCTCCACCACCACCTGCAGCAGGACGGGCAG CTTCCATATTTGCAGATGATACTGTGCTGCCAACGCCAGCAGGAAGATCAG AGCGGCTCCGGACAGCGCAGCCAAGGCAGCTCCATCCCCCAGAAATCCCAGGCCAACAAGTCTGCCTACAACAGCTACAGCTGGGGAGCCAACTGA